The genomic segment TCTCTCCGGTCCGAAGACCTGTAAAGAAGCGAACGGTGTAGTAGTTCCTGAAGTCCGCTCGAACCGTGGAGAGAATCAGCCGAACCTCCTCCAGTGAAAATGGTTCCACATCCGAGCGGGGCACCTTCAGTGATTTGATCCCCTGGTAGGGTGAGGTAAACTCATACCGGTTGGCTGCCTCTCCCAGAATCATGCGCAAAGGCGTCATGATGCGGTTAATACGGCTGGCGGAAAGTGGCTTTTTGCTCCGGGTTTCTACTTTGGCGAGTGACGCCCGGAACGAAAGAATTTCCTGCCTGGTGATGTGGCCAACCTCCTTCTCCCCAAACTCCGGGATCAGGTAGTTTTTCAGCGTGCCTTCGATGGTGGTGATGTGTGACTTTCGCCACTGCACCCGCATCTCATCCAGCCAGGTTTCACAAAACTCACTAAATAACGGCGTGTCGTGTGCTTCGCGAGAGCGCCGGAGCTCTGCTTGCCGCGTAAACTCATGGGCTTTGGGGCTGTTTGGGAAATATTTGTGGTACTCGAACGTACCCAGTGTGATTTCCGCTTCGATTCGTTTGAGAATCGCCTCGAGTTTTTTCCGATTTGCGGGCGTGTTATCAAGAGCGGTTTGCTCTCGGCAGCGTTTGTCCCGGTAGCGGAAGTCAAAGAACAATTTGCCAGTCTCTGGCCGCTCTACAATCTTACCCACGGCACACACCTCCCCGTGCCATCGGCACGGCAAACACAGTGCTGCTGGCCTGGTCAAACATGTCTTGCTCGACTTTCTCCCAGATATAGAGAATCTTTCGGCCGCCAAAGGGGCGGAAATAATGGATGCCCTCAAGCAGCACGGAATCCTTCAGCCGTTCACGGATGGTCCGAACATCGTATTTGATGCGTTGAGCGAGCTCTTCGGTGGTCAGATACTCTTGTGACATAACAATTCACCTCTGCTATGGTTTGGTGCTGGAGAACATGGTGCGCTGTTAGCGCTTCAAAATGTCCTCCTGAAGATCATTATGCACTCATAAAGACCTTTTGCAAGTCTTTTTGATCTCCTGCGGGTTAATTTGTTCTTTGGTGGGCCAAATGATTAAGTGCCATCTGTCCAAACTGATGGGTGAGAAAAAGCTCAAGATTGTTGATGTGGCGAGGGATACAGGGGTGAATCGCGGGACGATTACCCGGCTGTATCACGAGACTGCGAGCCGGGTAGAGTTGGAAGCAATTGATGCCCTTTGTCGTTATCTGGACTGTGATGTAGGCGATCTGTTCGAATTTAAGAAAGATCAGTAAACAAGTTCTGGTGAGGAGCAGTTCAGGCAATGGCGATTCCAGATTTCCAATCGGTCATGAGACCTGTCCTTTTGGCCGTTAGTGACGGCGCAGCAAAACCTTTGGCGGATGTGCGAGAGACAGTAAAAGAGCATTTTCGGTTGACGGAGCAAGAGCGAAAGGAGCGTTTACCGTCAGGAAACCAGACGGTGATTAATAACCGGGTTGGGTGGGCCAGAACTTACCTTAACAAAGCTGGGCTTTTGACCATTCCTGAGAGGGGAATGGTGCAGATCACTGAGCGTGGTCAAAGCGCGCTGCAACAGGGTCCAGACCGCATAAGTGTCACCTGGCTGAAGCAGTTTCCGGAGTTCCATGATTTTCACTCCCATAAGTCCAAGCCCGCCCCCAATAAGATTGAAGACGAAGAGGAAAGTCTGGAAGAGGCAACACCTGATGAGCAGCTTTCTTCTGCGCACCAATCCTTGATGGCGAGCCTTGCTGACGAAGTGCTGGACAGTATTCGACAAGCATCGCCAACGTTTTTTGAGAAGTTGGTGGTCGATCTGATGATCTCGATTGGATATGGCGGCTCAAGACGAGAAGCCGGCCAGGCCACGCAAGCTACCAACGACGATGGCATCGACGGAATCATTAAAGAAGACAAGCTGGGTTTGGATACGATCTACCTGCAGGCGAAACGGTGGGCAAATACGGTTCATCGTCCCGAGATTGATAAGTTTATCGGTGCATTAACCCGCCAGAGGGCTCGGAAAGGTGTGTTCCTAACGACATCAGATTTTTCCGCCGGAGCACGTGAAGCAGCTGCAGGATTGGATATGAAAGTAGTACTAATCGACGGGCGCGAGCTAGCCCAGTTGATGATTGAAAACAACCTTGGGGTCAACGTGAAAGAGACGTATGAAGTGAAACAGGTCGATTCCGACTATTTCATTGAAGACTAGTGCTTTGTACCTTTTAGCGTTGCTGTTGGCCGCCAAACTGTAGTAAAAGGTTACGGGGTGATAACGGCCTAATTATATAGTTATTTGCATTGACGGGGCACTATGGAACAGCGGCCTTACCTCGCGTCAGATATTAGCCGATTGAGCCGGCTGGTTAACGAGAATACGCGAGACAGATCCCTTCTAGAAACCGTCCTTTTCGAATTACAGTTCCGCAAAACTGGGGCCGCGAAACAACTTAAACGTCGGGCAGAGCAACTTCTTTCTGCCCTGGCTCAGGGGTCCGATAGTGCAGAAACAGAGCAATCTCTGGGCTCCTCTACGCCAAAGCAAGATCAACCTCGGGTCGGAAAACCGAAATTGGAACAGGAATCTAGCGGATCCATGTCTAAAGAACAAAACCAACAAACAATAGAAAACTTCCTGAGCTCTGTAGATCCGTTTGTGCTTGAATCGTTGGAGCTCATGCGCAAGAAACTACTCGATCTTACCGCCCGAAATAGGCTGCTTAATTTTCCAATCCAGCAAAAAAGCGCTGCGCTTCGGATAATCGATGAAGTTCCTAATCAGTTGTGTTCAGAGCTACTCGTAGAGCGCGAGCTGAAGTTTAAACCTGTTCCGCATCCCACTCGTGAGCAACTGATTCAGCATGGCTACCTGGAGATCGATGATGATAGTGGCGAAGAACGGCAAGTAAAGTCTAGTCCCGACGCACGAGAGTGGGCAAAAGTGCTTGGCTTTTACGTTCATTATGAATTGCCAAGAGAAGATGAAGTGCCTGGCGATGATAAGCACCAAGACGATTCCATCCAGGTACTACTTTATCCTCCGGAAATGGAGTCCAGATTACGAGCAAT from the Marinobacter sp. LQ44 genome contains:
- a CDS encoding Arm DNA-binding domain-containing protein yields the protein MGKIVERPETGKLFFDFRYRDKRCREQTALDNTPANRKKLEAILKRIEAEITLGTFEYHKYFPNSPKAHEFTRQAELRRSREAHDTPLFSEFCETWLDEMRVQWRKSHITTIEGTLKNYLIPEFGEKEVGHITRQEILSFRASLAKVETRSKKPLSASRINRIMTPLRMILGEAANRYEFTSPYQGIKSLKVPRSDVEPFSLEEVRLILSTVRADFRNYYTVRFFTGLRTGEIDGLQWDCVDFQRRQILVRQALVNGEIEQTKTDGSYRHVEMPQLVFDALKDQRKATSNNTFVFCNGAGNPLEHNNVTKRVWYPLLSHLGLRKRRPYQTRHTAATLWLAAGENPEWIARQMGHTTTEMLFRVYSRYVPNLTRRDGSAFERLLITEFKQEKVAGETPEKEQNDA
- a CDS encoding helix-turn-helix domain-containing protein, whose protein sequence is MIKCHLSKLMGEKKLKIVDVARDTGVNRGTITRLYHETASRVELEAIDALCRYLDCDVGDLFEFKKDQ
- a CDS encoding restriction endonuclease, which gives rise to MAIPDFQSVMRPVLLAVSDGAAKPLADVRETVKEHFRLTEQERKERLPSGNQTVINNRVGWARTYLNKAGLLTIPERGMVQITERGQSALQQGPDRISVTWLKQFPEFHDFHSHKSKPAPNKIEDEEESLEEATPDEQLSSAHQSLMASLADEVLDSIRQASPTFFEKLVVDLMISIGYGGSRREAGQATQATNDDGIDGIIKEDKLGLDTIYLQAKRWANTVHRPEIDKFIGALTRQRARKGVFLTTSDFSAGAREAAAGLDMKVVLIDGRELAQLMIENNLGVNVKETYEVKQVDSDYFIED